In Vibrio hippocampi, the following are encoded in one genomic region:
- a CDS encoding sugar transferase — MEHINSLKQPSHIALVLRAKRIVDLIGAAVGMLILAMVFPFIALAIKWDSAGPIFYRQLRVGVSMPDRMTLIYVLKFRTMVSDAESVKGAQWATKDDPRITRVGRFLRKSRLDELPQFINVLAGDMSLIGPRPERPDFYQNLESNIPFFTERTYGVLPGITGLAQVNQGYDACIEDVRSKVGFDHGYALSLMSFRTWILTDVSIIFKTLSVMVNGRGQ; from the coding sequence ATGGAACATATCAATTCTCTAAAACAACCTAGTCACATCGCACTTGTATTACGTGCAAAACGTATCGTTGACCTCATTGGCGCTGCTGTTGGCATGTTGATACTTGCGATGGTGTTTCCCTTTATTGCCCTTGCTATCAAATGGGACTCAGCGGGTCCTATCTTCTATCGCCAATTGCGCGTTGGTGTATCCATGCCAGATAGAATGACCTTGATTTATGTGTTGAAGTTCCGAACCATGGTCAGCGATGCAGAATCCGTCAAAGGGGCGCAATGGGCGACCAAAGATGACCCTCGCATCACCCGCGTCGGTCGCTTTTTACGCAAAAGTCGCCTTGATGAGTTACCGCAATTTATTAATGTACTGGCTGGCGATATGTCTTTGATTGGTCCTCGACCTGAGAGACCCGATTTCTATCAAAACCTTGAGTCAAACATTCCGTTCTTTACTGAGCGCACTTATGGGGTCCTTCCCGGCATCACAGGATTAGCTCAAGTGAATCAAGGCTATGACGCCTGTATCGAAGATGTTCGTAGCAAGGTCGGTTTTGACCACGGCTATGCCCTATCCTTAATGTCTTTTCGCACTTGGATCTTGACTGATGTAAGCATTATTTTCAAAACACTATCAGTGATGGTGAATGGTCGCGGTCAATAA